A section of the Lampris incognitus isolate fLamInc1 chromosome 8, fLamInc1.hap2, whole genome shotgun sequence genome encodes:
- the smyd4 gene encoding SET and MYND domain-containing protein 4 — MDLPRPQWQDHVAQKWTGLDSDLKQRFASLMVIDDVFKCALTHTTHEDLGFLQSISKQLSVHKDTDEATQCRGRGNSSFKTRDYTAAALHYSKGVCFAPQSSEQLSLCYANRSAALFHLQRYQDSLNDIDRALKHGYPSHLQHKLQERRLHCLNHLSVAQRGNQDDPKCASEDQREPQRGERLNVKPTTDHIDDNVNLICHISPQAAVCFSPEKGRHLVVTERIAAGEVILTDRPYSSVLIPGTEELKGKEKRNETENAGLFGTEDRCCHRCLRETVCPVPCDECSYSRYCSSRCQREAWEEHHRWECPLGAELMVLGLMSQLALRVTVKAGLRNVEKAREPNGDKNHKGSKDDSVPFHSRESEPSASYHGDPYLNVYHLMHHLNSHSPILRFLWAVTTAALYLILIRTRPPPASWDLSKSSTANSQSQGPADETGTAGWSSEPWLLGSTILRHMLQLRCNAQAVSVIQHTGGTNSAVQSSQEIRIATALFPTLSLLNHSCRPNTSLVFSTGAGSDLDPSVDPDEGVAGFGGGATSGITISVRAARVISRGQEVLHCYGPHSSRMMLKERQRLLQEQYYFECTCEACNLQQEDEGSEGSCQGPGLGGGPKDSGLQCGKCKGPLKRRGKDRGPGLVCLRSSCRLSMSDSEVSRSLQEVRNHLEKAVDLMERDRPDEALRLLQRTSHEAGLILTETHPLQGELADAMARAHATLGDWTSAASQMEQSVVATGSQYGEDSIELSRQLFKLAQLHFNSGAIGSALSVIPKVRPLLCLHFGPDCPELQELQAIEDCLHS; from the exons ATGGATCTCCCACGTCCTCAGTGGCAAGACCACGTTGCGCAGAAATGGACCGGACTCGATTCTGACCTAAAACAGCGATTCGCTTCGCTGATGGTCATAGACGACGTATTCAAATGTGCCCTCACCCACACAAC ccatgAGGATCTGGGCTTCCTGCAGAGCATCTCCAAGCAGCTCTCTGTACACAAGGACACAGATGAGGCAACTCAATGTAGGGGAAGGGGTAACTCCAGCTTCAAGACCAGAGACTATACTGCAGCTGCCCTTCACTACTCAAAG GGTGTGTGCTTCGCTCCCCAAAGTTCAGAACAGTTGTCTCTGTGCTACGCCAACCGCTCTGCAGCGCTCTTCCATCTGCAGCGCTACCAG GATTCCCTCAATGACATCGACAGGGCCCTGAAACATGGCTACCCATCTCATCTCCAACACAAACTGCAGGAGCGCCGCCTGCACTGCCTCAATCACCTCTCGGTGGCTCAAAGAGGAAACCAGGATGATCCCAAATGTGCCTCAGAGGACCAAAGAGAACCACAGAGAGGAGAAAGACTAAATGTAAAGCCAACCACTGATCACATAGATGATAACGTCAATCTCATTTGTCACATCTCTCCTCAAGCCGCTGTGTGTTTCAGCCCAGAAAAAGGGCGACACTTGGTGGTTACAGAGAGGATAGCTGCTGGGGAGGTGATCCTGACAGACAGGCCATACAGCTCTGTCCTTATACCAGGCACAGAGGAACTGAAAGGGAAGGAAAAACGAAACGAGACAGAGAATGCAGGACTGTTTGGAACAGAGGACAGGTGCTGCCACAGATGTCTGAGGGAGACGGTGTGCCCTGTGCCGTGTGACGAGTGCAGTTACAGCCGCTACTGTTCAAGTAGGTGTCAGCGAGAGGCCTGGGAAGAACATCACCGCTGGGAGTGTCCACTTGGGGCAGAGCTGATGGTGCTGGGGCTGATGTCACAACTGGCTCTTCGGGTTACTGTAAAGGCGGGGCTAAGAAATGTGGAAAAGGCTCGAGAGCCAAATGGAGACAAGAACCATAAAGGGTCGAAAGATGACTCGGTGCCATTTCATTCAAGAGAATCGGAACCTTCAGCCTCATATCACGGTGACCCATATCTTAACGTCTACCACTTAATGCACCACCTGAATTCCCACAGCCCGATTCTGCGCTTCCTTTGGGCAGTTACCACAGCAGCTCTCTACCTGATTTTAATCAGAACACGGCCTCCACCTGCATCTTGGGACCTCAGCAAATCCAGCACAGCAAACAGCCAGTCACAGGGTCCTGCAGATGAGACAGGAACTGCAGGTTGGAGCTCAGAGCCATGGCTGCTAGGAAGTACTATTCTGAGGCACATGTTGCAGCTAAGGTGTAACGCCCAGGCTGTGAGTGTCATCCAGCATACAG GTGGAACAAACTCAGCTGTGCAGTCCAGCCAAGAAATCCGCATTGCCACGGCATTGTTCCCAACACTGAGTCTTCTGAATCATTCCTGCCGTCCAAACACCAGCCTTGTGTTCAGTACTGGAGCCGGTAGTGACCTGGATCCATCTGTTGATCCTGATGAAGGTGTGGCTGGTTTTGGTGGCGGTGCCACCAGCGGTATCACCATCTCAGTGAGAGCAGCCAGAGTTATCAGCCGTGGTCAAGAAGTCCTGCATTGCTATG gtcctcacaGCAGTAGGATGATGCTGAAGGAACGTCAGCGCCTTCTCCAGGAGCAATACTACTTTGAGTGCACCTGTGAAGCTTGCAACCTGCAGCAGGAGGATGAAGGGTCAGAGGGCAGTTGTCAGGGGCCAGGACTAGGAGGGGGGCCAAAGGACTCTGGTCTCCAGTGTGGCAAGTGCAAAGGGCCTTTAAAA AGACGCGGTAAGGACAGAGGACCCGGACTTGTATGTTTGCGGTCATCTTGCAGGCTGTCCATGTCGGACTCTGAAGTGAGCCGTAGCTTACAGGAGGTCAGGAACCACCTTGAGAAAGCTGTGGACCTCATGGAAAGAGACAGGCCAG ATGAGGCCCTGAGGTTGTTGCAAAGGACGAGTCATGAGGCTGGTCTGATCCTTACGGAGACCCATCCTCTACAAGGGGAACTGGCAGATGCCATGGCCAGAGCACACGCAACATTGG GTGACTGGACTAGTGCAGCCTCCCAGATGGAGCAAAGTGTTGTCGCCACTGGCTCCCAATACGGGGAGGACAGTATTGAGTTAAGTCGACAGCTCTTCAAACTTGCTCAACTACACTTCAACAG TGGTGCCATAGGATCGGCCTTGTCTGTCATCCCCAAAGTCAGGCCACTCTTGTGCCTCCACTTTGGCCCCGACTGCCCCGAACTACAGGAACTACAAGCCATAGAGGACTGCCTacactcataa